The sequence CGCTGCTGCTCTGCCCCCACCAGTGGTTCGTCAAGGACGCCCCGGCGGCGGACCACGACCTGGCCCGGCTCAAGGAGCTCTACGGCAATGTCAGCCACGAGGCCCTGGCGATCAGGCTGTCATTTGTCACACCGATGGTGGTGACCATTTTCGATAGCGGCGAGCTCTACAGGCGGTTCTCATCGCCGGGGCTGGGCCACCCGCCCGACGGCCAGCAGGTGGAAATGGAGATCCGCCAACAGGTGGATATTTACGGCAAGTTCAGGGAGCAGGCCGGCAGCATCAAGTGGGGCGGGACCAATCGCAGCGTCCGGGTGCGGGGCTACCCGGTGTTCAGCGGGAAGTTCAGGAGGATAATCCTGCTGACAACTCCAGCCGGAGACGGCGGAGCGCACGACGACCCGGATTACGAGGAAGACATGCCCTACCCGTTTCCGGAGTATTGAGCACTGGCTTGTTTCACCTGCAAAACGGGCGGGCACATGGGTCCGCCCCTTCATTACTACCCGCAATTTCGCACTACCCGCAAGGGGCGACACACGCGTCGCCCCTGCAATCATTTCCAGCCGGGGGCGAAAATATCCAACCTGCCCCGCCATCAGCCGATTGTGACCACCGCGTGATGGATCGCCAGGCGCTGGCCCACCTTGATCGTCCCGTCGCCGGGAATCGAGTGGTTCCAGCTCTTGAGCGCACGCACGCTGACGCCCTGCTTTTCCGAGATGCCGCTCAGGGTGTCGCCGGAACGGACAGTGTAGTAGTCCTTGCGGATCGAGACGTCCACGTTGCGGCCGGGCCGCTTGGGCACCGGAACATTGATCCGCTGTCCCACACGCAGGCCGCGGTCCTGGAGCTGGTTGTGGTTGTAGCGCTCAAGCTCGTCCAGGCTGGTGCCCAGCACCAGCGCGATCCCGTAGAGCGTGTCCCCCTTCTTGACCGCGTAGGTGCCCCACGAC is a genomic window of Candidatus Glassbacteria bacterium containing:
- a CDS encoding ImmA/IrrE family metallo-endopeptidase; the protein is MSFPKIRAITLRIIETCGIEAPPVPLEPILERFRARVVESGHIPESALMRSDGGWTIRVNRELREERRAFRIAHEIAHIYWSHPDNHQGDPTLGGKLEHYCSKFASLLLCPHQWFVKDAPAADHDLARLKELYGNVSHEALAIRLSFVTPMVVTIFDSGELYRRFSSPGLGHPPDGQQVEMEIRQQVDIYGKFREQAGSIKWGGTNRSVRVRGYPVFSGKFRRIILLTTPAGDGGAHDDPDYEEDMPYPFPEY